TATTCTCATAAAGTTAAAGACCTTTCCGCCCGCCTTTGGCAGGAGTGTATTTCATTTCGCTCAATCGTAAGGAAGATAGCTCTTGAGGATCCTTCCCTCACTTGAATTTTTCTCTTCCACTTTCGCGGTCCTGAGGTTGCGGCCTCTTTTGGCCGACATCCCGACAAGCAGGTGGCGCAACCCGGCTTTCCTGTGCAGCCATTTGCCGGAAGCCGTCCGCTTAAATCTTTTCTTGGAACCGCTGTGACTTTTCATTTTAGGCATAGTTTTACTCTCTCACGTTAATATTATATAAATAATGAAGCCCGTTGGGAATAGGCTATCACTTCGCTGCAGGCGGATTTTGCGGCATCTGCGTCCCCGGCGCCGGAGCGGGCTTAGGGAGAACCGGAACCGTTTTTGCCGCCGGAGCGATCGGGCTCTGGGCCGGTTTCACCGTCTGCGGCGCCGCCGCTGGTTTGGCCGCCTGCGCAGCGGGAACCTGGCCCGGCTTTACGGGCTTCGCGGTAACGGGAGAAAGCATTATGCTCATTCTGTTGCCCATGAGCTGCGGCCGTCCTTCCGCCGCTCCCACCTGGGAAAGCGTCTCTTTTACAGCGGTCAGTATTTGTTCTCCAAGGTTGCGGTGCTGGTTTTCCCTGCCGCGGAATATCACGGTAATGCGCACCTTGTTCTGCTCTTTAAGGAACGCCTCAGCGTGCCTTATTTTAGTGTTCAGATCATTTGAGGCAATGCGGGGATTCAGGCGGATTTCCTTTAAAACCCCGGCTTTCTGTTTTTTCCTGTTTTCCCTTTCCTGCTTATCTTTCTCGTAAAGATACTTGGAAAAGTCCATTATCTTGCAGACTGGGGGGTTGGCGGCCGGCGATATTTCAACCAGGTCAAGACCGGCGGCTCTGGCCATGGCGCCGGCATCCTGGATAAGTTTAATGCCGACCATGGTCCCGTCGCTGGTGATAAGACGCACCTGCGGGGACGTGATATTTCTGTTTACTCTTACTTTTTTATCGTGATACAAACTTTTCCTCCTTACATTAGAGCTGAAGCCTGAAGCACTGAAGTGCTGAAGTTTAAGGCAAATACTGCCTCATGGTTATATTTTACCTTTTTTGCCGGCCGGAAATGATGTTTTTAAGCGCCGTTTAAAACAATCTGTAGAAAACCAGGCCGAACCATTCATTTAAGGCTTTGGCCGGCTTACCGGAACCGGGCAGGTAATCATTGAAATGATATTTCCGCCCCTGCCTCGACTGACGCGCCACGGGAAGCGGAACTATCTGAGCGAAACCGGCTTTTTTGAAAAGGAAAACCGCGCGGCGCATATGATAGGCCGAGGTTAAAAGCAGTATTTTTTTATAACCCTTTTCATCGCAGATCTTTTTTGAAAAAAGCGCGTTTTCGCGGGTATCGCGGGAACTCTCCTCGGTAAACACGGCCCCCGGAGGCACGCCCGACTCCACAAGGTAAAGTTTGTCCGCCGCGGCCTCTGAGCCGCTGGAAAACGGTGCACCGCCGGAAACCAGCAGGGGCAGATGTGTTTTACGGTAAACCTCGGCCGCCGCGCTCATACGCGCGAGGCTTGAGGGCAAAAGTCTTTCTCCAGTTGAAACAGCGGGGGAATTGTCATAAATACCGCCGCCCAAAACGACCACCGCGTCGGCCTTTAAATCGGTTGGAACAGTATAAGCGTTTTCAAGCCCGGCAAAACACAGATCCTCAAAAGGCGCGCTTGAACAAAGCCACATCAGCCCCGCAAGCGCAAAACAAGCCCATGCCGCGCGCCTTGTTCTCTTAAACTGCGCGACGCCCAAAACAGCTACAGCGACAACAAAAATACCCGGCGGCAGTAAAAACGGAGTTATGAGCTTTTTAATAAAAAACATATCTGTGATTTTCGCAACTCCACAGGTAGCCAGGAGTCAGAATTCAGTAGTCAGAATTCTGAATTCTGGCTACTGTATCCTGTCTACCTGAGTAGCAAGAAATTTTCGGATTATTCGGCCCCGCCGCTCTTGATGCGCATGCAGTAGAAAGACCGCCACACGAACACCACGCTGATGGCGAAGAATACGGCGGCCAGCATCCGGTCCACTGCGGGGTCGATAGTAATGGCAAATTCAACGGCAAGTAGCCCGAACAGCGTAGTGAACTTGATAATGGGATTCATGGCCACCGAGGAGGTATCCTTGAAAGGGTCGCCCACTGTATCGCCCACCACGGTAGCGTCATGCAGGGGGGTGCCTTTCATGTTCAGTTCGGTCTCAACAAGTTTTTTGGCGTTATCCCAGGCTCCGCCGGCATTGGCCATAAATATAGCCTGATAAAGCCCGAAAATAGCTATTGATATAAGATAGCCGATGAAGAAGAAGTGGTTCACGCACGCGAAAGCTAGCGTTGAAAAGAACACCACCAAAAAGATATTGAACATCCCTTTTTGGGCGTATTGGGTGCAGATCTCAACCACTTTCTTTGAGTCCTCAACGGACGCCCTTTCGCCGCCACCTTCCAGCTTTATGTTCTTTTTTATGAACTCAACGGCCCTGTAAGCTCCGGTGGTGACAGCCTGCATGGAAGCGCCGGTGAACCAGTAAATTATGGCTCCGCCGGTAATAAGCCCCAGCAGGAATAGCGGGTTAAGTATGGATAAGCCCGCTTCAACCTGGCCGGGGAAGGTTTTGTTCAGCACCTGGATAATGGAGAATATAAGGGTTGTGGCGCCCACCACGGCCGTGCCGATAAGCACCGGTTTGGCGGTCGCCTTGAAGGTGTTGCCCGCGCCGTCGTTCTCTTCCAGGAAACGCTTTGCGTTCTCAAAATCCGGCTCAAAACCGAAGTTTTTCTTTATGTCTTCCTTTATACCGGGGATGGTTTCTATGCTGGAAAGCTCGTAAACCGACTGGGCATTATCGGTCACCGGGCCGTATGAATCCACGGCTATGGTAACCGGGCCCATGCCGAGGAACCCGAAGGCCACCAGGCCGAAAGCGAATATAGCCGGCGATATCATTAACGCGGCCAGGCCGGTGGTAGATACCGCATAGGCCGCAGCCATCAGCGATATTATGACCATGCCCATCCAGTAAGCGCTGAAGTTTCCGGCAACGAGCCCCGAAAGGATATTAAGCGAAGCGCCGCCTTCCTTTGAGGCCGACAGTATTTCCTTAACATGGCCCGAGTTGGTCGAGGTAAACACCTTTACCAGTTCAGGTATTAACGCGCCCGCGATGGTGCCGCAGGTGATAATGGTGGAAAGTTTCCACCAGAGAGTGCCGTCGCCAAGCTCTGGTATCAGCAGGTAGCTCAAGCAGTAGGTCATGGCGATGGAGACCGCCGAGGTAAGCCACACCAGCATGGTGAGCGGGTGCTCAAAATTGAACTTTTTCTGTTCGCTGTACATTCCGTGGGTGATCAAAGTATTGACCCAGTAGGAAAAGGCGCTGGTGACTATCATGCCTACGCGCATCACAAATATCCAGACCAGCAGCTGCACCTGCGAGGCGGCTTGCGGTACTGCCAGCAGTATGAAAGTTATAAGAGCCACGCCCGTGACCCCGTAGGTTTCAAAGCCGTCGGCGGTGGGGCCTACTGAGTCGCCGGCGTTGTCGCCGGTGCAGTCGGCTATTACGCCGGGGTTGCGCACGTCGTCCTCTTTAATTTTGAAAACTATCTTCATCAGATCCGAGCCTATGTCGGCGATCTTGGTAAAAATGCCGCCGGCTATCCTCAAGGCGGCGGCGCCCAGAGATTCGCCTATGGCAAAACCTATGAAGCAGGGCCCGGCATAATCGCCCGGCACGAAAAGCAGAATGAACAGCATTATTACCAGTTCCACGCTTATAAGCAGCATGCCGATGCTCATGCCGGCTTTAAGAGGTATGGCCATGGTGGGGTATGGCAGGCCTTTTAAGCCCGCGAAAGCTGTGCGGGAATTGGCATAGGTATTTATGCGTATGCCGAACCAGGCCACGGAATAACTGCCTAAAATACCTATAATGCTGAAAAGCACTATAATTAAAACTTTTACCGTGTCAAAATGCAGCAGAAAACCGAAATAAACCACCATGATGGCGGCAATAAAAGCCCAGAGCAGAGCTATGAACTTGCCCTGGGTAAAAAGATAGGTCTTGCAGGTTTCATAGATCAGTTCTGAAATATCGCGCATGGACTTATGCACCGGCAGTTTGCCTATCTGCATCGACTGCCAAAGGCCAAAAGCCATTCCAAGCACGCATATTACTAGGCCCAGCATCAAAAGGCTGCGGCCCGGAATTCCAAGAAAAGAAACGCTGGAAAGGTCCGGAATAATAAGATCGGCCTCGCCGGCAAAAGCGACGGGAGCGGAGACAACGAACGAAGCCGCCAAGGCGGCAAAAACAGTCAGTTTGCGCATTATTTTTCCCCTTTATAAAACGTTGCTGCTCCGGCAGACAGAAGTCAGGAGCCAGAATTCAGAATTGCGACTTCTGATCCCTGACTCCTGGATTCCTGCTTCCGGCTACTTGAGTAGTCATTATAAAACTGCTATTTAAACCGCTTTTTCAACCAGAACGGACACACCCGGGCCCATGGTGGAAGCCACGAAAACGGACTGCATATAAACGCCCTTTGAAGAAGACGGCTTGCTTTTAAGCACGGCGTCTATTATGGCATGTACATTTTCCGCAAGGCTGCCTTCAGGGAACGACGCCTTGCCCGCGGGCGCGTGCACTATGCCCTGGGGGTCCGCCTTAAACTCAATGCGTCCGGCCTTTAATTCTTTTACCGTCCTGGCGATATCAAAAGTCACGGTTCCGCTTTTGGGGTTGGGCATAAGTCCGCGGGGGCCAAGCGTTTTACCGAGCTTCGCCGCGTCTTTCATCATGTCGGGAGTCACCACCAGCACGTCAAAGTCCATGAATCCCTTGAAAATTTTCTCTATCAGTTCCGCGCCTCCAACGATGTCCGCGCCCGCGTCCTGGGCTTCTTTGGTCTTCTCGCCCTTGGCGATCACAGCCACGCGTTTGGTTTTGCCGGTGCCGTGCGGCAGGCTTATGACTCCGCGCACCTGCTGGTCGGACTGTTTCACATCTATACCCAGCTTTATGTGCAGTTCCACCGTTTCGTCAAATTTGGCGTTGGCGTTCTTTTTAACTATCGCCACGGCCTCTTCCACCTTGTACTTTTTTGCAAGTTCAAGTCCTTTCTTTACAGCCGCCAGTCTCTTTCCCATTTTATTGTCCTTTGAGGTTTTAGCGCGGGTTACCCGCTCCCTCGTTCAACGACAGCGTATAGCGAATAGCGGTTTAGGGAATATAAGGAAGGAACTCCTTCGCTAACCCCTCGCCGCTAGCCTCTATCCCCTACTCCACGTCCACGCCCATGCTGCGGGCGGTGCCCTTCACCATTTTCATGGCCTGCTTCACATCTTTGGTATTCAGGTCGGGCAGTTTCAGGTTGGCAATTTCCTCAACCTGCTTCAGAGTCAGCTTGCCCACCTTGGTTTTGTTCGCTTCTCCCGACCCTTTGGCAAGACCGGCCGCTTTTTTCACCAGCGCGGACATCGGCGGCATTTTGGTGATGAAGGTAAAAGTCCTGTCTTCAAATACCGTGATCACCACGGGTATCGGGACACCCTGCTCAAGCTTCCTGGTTTTCTCGTTAAACTGCTTGCAGAAATCCATTATGTTGACTCCGTGCTGGCCCAGAGCGGGGCCCACAGGCGGAGCGGGATTGGCCGCGCCCGCCGGAATCTGAAGCTTAATCATCGTCTTTATCTTTTTTACTTTAGCCATATAAATGTTCTCCAATTGTAAGTGTAGAGCAAGATAGTGGATAGTGTAGAGAGTATCAGAGTATTAAGGGAACTCCTTTACTCTACACTATCTACTATCCACTGACCACTTCTCCTAGCCCTTTTCCACCTGAAGGAAATCCAATTCCACCGGGGTTGGGCGGTCAAAAACGGTAACCGTAACTTTCAGCTTCGCTTTTTGATCGTAAACTTCCTCAACCACTCCCATGAAGTGCTTGAAAGGGCCTTCAATAATGCGCACATTTTCACCCTTCTCAAACTGCACCGCGGGCTTGGGTTTCTCTTTACTGGTGGAATTGACAAGTTCCAATATCTGCTGCACCTCGGATTCCTCCATGGGCACCGGCTTGGGGTCACCCAGGAAACCGCTCACGCCCTGTACGCCGCGTATAGCCCAATAGCTATTGTTGTCCAATTCCAGATCCACCAGTACATAGCCGGGGAAAAACTTCCTTTTACGCACTTCTTTTCTGGTGTTCTTTACCTGCATTACTTCTTCGGTGGGAATGAGCACCTGGAAAAGTTTGCCGGTCAGCTCGTTATTATCAATTTTCTGCTGGAGCATTTTCTGAACGCGCTCTTCAAACCCCGTGCGCGTGTGGATGACATACCACGCTTTTGCCATTTAGCGACCTCCGATTATACTTTTTACAAAAACATTCAACCCCATATCGACAAGGCTGACATAAATGGCCACGAGAA
This is a stretch of genomic DNA from Elusimicrobiota bacterium. It encodes these proteins:
- the rpmI gene encoding 50S ribosomal protein L35; the protein is MPKMKSHSGSKKRFKRTASGKWLHRKAGLRHLLVGMSAKRGRNLRTAKVEEKNSSEGRILKSYLPYD
- the infC gene encoding translation initiation factor IF-3, with the translated sequence MYHDKKVRVNRNITSPQVRLITSDGTMVGIKLIQDAGAMARAAGLDLVEISPAANPPVCKIMDFSKYLYEKDKQERENRKKQKAGVLKEIRLNPRIASNDLNTKIRHAEAFLKEQNKVRITVIFRGRENQHRNLGEQILTAVKETLSQVGAAEGRPQLMGNRMSIMLSPVTAKPVKPGQVPAAQAAKPAAAPQTVKPAQSPIAPAAKTVPVLPKPAPAPGTQMPQNPPAAK
- a CDS encoding YdcF family protein; this translates as MFFIKKLITPFLLPPGIFVVAVAVLGVAQFKRTRRAAWACFALAGLMWLCSSAPFEDLCFAGLENAYTVPTDLKADAVVVLGGGIYDNSPAVSTGERLLPSSLARMSAAAEVYRKTHLPLLVSGGAPFSSGSEAAADKLYLVESGVPPGAVFTEESSRDTRENALFSKKICDEKGYKKILLLTSAYHMRRAVFLFKKAGFAQIVPLPVARQSRQGRKYHFNDYLPGSGKPAKALNEWFGLVFYRLF
- a CDS encoding sodium-translocating pyrophosphatase; translation: MRKLTVFAALAASFVVSAPVAFAGEADLIIPDLSSVSFLGIPGRSLLMLGLVICVLGMAFGLWQSMQIGKLPVHKSMRDISELIYETCKTYLFTQGKFIALLWAFIAAIMVVYFGFLLHFDTVKVLIIVLFSIIGILGSYSVAWFGIRINTYANSRTAFAGLKGLPYPTMAIPLKAGMSIGMLLISVELVIMLFILLFVPGDYAGPCFIGFAIGESLGAAALRIAGGIFTKIADIGSDLMKIVFKIKEDDVRNPGVIADCTGDNAGDSVGPTADGFETYGVTGVALITFILLAVPQAASQVQLLVWIFVMRVGMIVTSAFSYWVNTLITHGMYSEQKKFNFEHPLTMLVWLTSAVSIAMTYCLSYLLIPELGDGTLWWKLSTIITCGTIAGALIPELVKVFTSTNSGHVKEILSASKEGGASLNILSGLVAGNFSAYWMGMVIISLMAAAYAVSTTGLAALMISPAIFAFGLVAFGFLGMGPVTIAVDSYGPVTDNAQSVYELSSIETIPGIKEDIKKNFGFEPDFENAKRFLEENDGAGNTFKATAKPVLIGTAVVGATTLIFSIIQVLNKTFPGQVEAGLSILNPLFLLGLITGGAIIYWFTGASMQAVTTGAYRAVEFIKKNIKLEGGGERASVEDSKKVVEICTQYAQKGMFNIFLVVFFSTLAFACVNHFFFIGYLISIAIFGLYQAIFMANAGGAWDNAKKLVETELNMKGTPLHDATVVGDTVGDPFKDTSSVAMNPIIKFTTLFGLLAVEFAITIDPAVDRMLAAVFFAISVVFVWRSFYCMRIKSGGAE
- the rplA gene encoding 50S ribosomal protein L1, which translates into the protein MGKRLAAVKKGLELAKKYKVEEAVAIVKKNANAKFDETVELHIKLGIDVKQSDQQVRGVISLPHGTGKTKRVAVIAKGEKTKEAQDAGADIVGGAELIEKIFKGFMDFDVLVVTPDMMKDAAKLGKTLGPRGLMPNPKSGTVTFDIARTVKELKAGRIEFKADPQGIVHAPAGKASFPEGSLAENVHAIIDAVLKSKPSSSKGVYMQSVFVASTMGPGVSVLVEKAV
- the rplK gene encoding 50S ribosomal protein L11, which encodes MAKVKKIKTMIKLQIPAGAANPAPPVGPALGQHGVNIMDFCKQFNEKTRKLEQGVPIPVVITVFEDRTFTFITKMPPMSALVKKAAGLAKGSGEANKTKVGKLTLKQVEEIANLKLPDLNTKDVKQAMKMVKGTARSMGVDVE
- the nusG gene encoding transcription termination/antitermination protein NusG; this encodes MAKAWYVIHTRTGFEERVQKMLQQKIDNNELTGKLFQVLIPTEEVMQVKNTRKEVRKRKFFPGYVLVDLELDNNSYWAIRGVQGVSGFLGDPKPVPMEESEVQQILELVNSTSKEKPKPAVQFEKGENVRIIEGPFKHFMGVVEEVYDQKAKLKVTVTVFDRPTPVELDFLQVEKG